A single region of the Bacteroides luhongzhouii genome encodes:
- a CDS encoding GH92 family glycosyl hydrolase: protein MYKRKFIPLVLLMILIVNGCSNKQEVVLTPVDYVNPYMGNISHLLVPTYPTVHLPNSMLRIYPERADYTSDKIKGLPVIVTSHRGKSAFSLSFYQGAESGLQPVYYYCYDNEVIKPYSYSSYFEEEEVSTKFAPAHQAGIYELSFRKNDAPYLILSTTNGELKTTENTISGYQNIDHQTKVYVYMETSALPEKTMTVSKEEINHDHAAIKGKNVGIALLYSTDIKTIKVRYGISFIDEKQAKANLQREIKDYDVENQMNIAKNIWNQTLNKIKVEGIDENAKAIFYTSLYRTYERMICLSEDNRYYSAFDNSIHKDSVPFYTDDWIWDTYRAVHPLRVIIEPQMEADMIQSFIRMAQQMEHNWMPTFPEVTGDSRRMNSNHGVATVIDSYIKGIRNFDLSAAYEACKLGITEKTLAPWSGIKGGEITKFYWENGYLPALAPGEQETAGEVHPFEKRQPVAVTLGTSYDEWCLAQIAKQLGYEKDYNYFLQGSKNYRNIFNPETKFFHPKNAKGEFIEPFDYATAGGLGAREAYGENNGWIYRWDVPHNIADLIELMGGKEAFRNNLETMYNTPLGEAKYVFYAQLPDHTGNVGQFSMANEPSMHIPYLYNYIGEPWRTQKRVRTLLDEWFRNDLMGLPGDEDGGGMSAFVVFSMLGFYPITPGLPIYVIGTPMFERAVIETGAGKSFEVIAHNYSPTNKYIQSAKLNGKDWNQSWFEHKELMNGGKLEFTMGNTPNKNWAADSVPPSFEMNK from the coding sequence ATGTACAAGAGAAAATTCATTCCGTTAGTACTGTTAATGATTTTAATCGTCAATGGATGCAGCAACAAACAAGAGGTAGTGTTAACTCCGGTTGACTATGTAAATCCTTATATGGGGAATATCAGTCATTTGTTAGTTCCTACTTACCCAACTGTCCATCTTCCCAATAGCATGCTCCGCATCTATCCGGAAAGAGCAGATTACACTTCTGATAAAATAAAAGGCTTACCGGTCATTGTCACCTCGCATCGGGGAAAGTCAGCATTCAGCCTGTCTTTTTATCAAGGAGCAGAAAGCGGATTACAACCGGTATATTACTATTGTTATGATAATGAAGTGATAAAACCCTATTCCTATTCTTCCTATTTTGAAGAAGAAGAAGTTTCCACTAAATTCGCTCCCGCCCACCAGGCAGGAATCTATGAACTAAGTTTCCGGAAAAACGATGCTCCTTATTTAATACTTAGTACTACCAACGGTGAGCTTAAAACTACGGAGAATACCATTTCCGGCTATCAGAACATAGATCATCAAACCAAAGTATATGTTTATATGGAGACTTCTGCACTGCCGGAAAAAACGATGACTGTCAGCAAAGAAGAAATAAACCACGACCATGCTGCCATTAAAGGTAAGAATGTGGGTATCGCTCTCCTATATTCAACAGATATAAAAACAATCAAAGTTCGCTACGGCATTTCCTTCATTGATGAAAAGCAAGCAAAGGCCAACCTACAGCGGGAAATAAAAGATTATGATGTGGAAAACCAAATGAACATTGCCAAAAACATCTGGAACCAAACATTAAATAAAATCAAAGTGGAAGGAATAGACGAAAATGCAAAAGCAATATTCTATACTTCCCTCTACCGGACTTACGAACGGATGATTTGCCTTTCGGAAGACAATCGCTATTACAGTGCTTTCGACAATAGTATCCACAAAGATTCTGTTCCTTTTTATACCGACGATTGGATTTGGGACACGTATAGAGCCGTCCACCCCTTACGTGTTATCATCGAACCACAAATGGAAGCTGACATGATTCAGTCTTTTATCAGAATGGCACAGCAAATGGAACATAACTGGATGCCTACATTTCCTGAAGTTACGGGAGACAGTCGTAGAATGAATTCCAATCACGGTGTAGCCACTGTTATCGATTCATATATAAAAGGAATCCGTAACTTTGATTTATCAGCCGCTTACGAAGCTTGTAAACTTGGTATCACTGAAAAAACATTAGCTCCGTGGTCAGGCATAAAGGGAGGTGAAATTACAAAATTCTATTGGGAAAACGGATATTTACCGGCATTGGCACCGGGAGAACAAGAAACAGCCGGCGAAGTACACCCATTTGAAAAACGCCAACCGGTAGCCGTCACTCTAGGTACATCTTACGATGAATGGTGTCTGGCACAAATAGCCAAACAACTTGGATATGAGAAAGACTATAACTACTTTCTACAAGGGAGTAAAAACTATCGGAATATTTTCAACCCTGAAACAAAATTCTTCCATCCTAAGAATGCAAAGGGTGAATTTATAGAACCCTTTGATTATGCCACTGCCGGCGGACTGGGTGCCCGTGAAGCCTACGGAGAGAATAACGGCTGGATATACCGGTGGGATGTACCTCATAATATTGCTGATTTAATTGAACTGATGGGAGGGAAAGAAGCATTCAGAAATAATCTTGAAACGATGTATAACACCCCATTGGGCGAAGCCAAATATGTATTTTATGCGCAATTACCGGACCATACGGGTAATGTAGGTCAATTTTCAATGGCTAATGAACCCAGTATGCACATTCCTTATCTGTACAACTATATAGGAGAGCCTTGGAGAACCCAAAAAAGAGTAAGGACATTGCTCGATGAATGGTTTAGAAATGACCTGATGGGACTCCCGGGCGACGAAGATGGCGGAGGAATGTCAGCATTTGTAGTCTTCTCCATGCTAGGTTTCTATCCTATTACTCCTGGTTTGCCTATTTATGTCATCGGAACTCCTATGTTTGAAAGAGCAGTTATTGAAACAGGAGCGGGCAAATCATTCGAAGTCATTGCGCACAACTATTCGCCGACAAATAAATATATCCAATCAGCCAAATTAAATGGCAAAGATTGGAACCAGTCCTGGTTCGAACATAAAGAACTGATGAATGGCGGCAAACTGGAATTTACAATGGGAAACACTCCCAATAAGAATTGGGCGGCAGACAGTGTGCCCCCTTCTTTTGAAATGAATAAATAA
- a CDS encoding metallophosphoesterase family protein, with product MNKILFVLLSLLTSLQSYSQEQNEKEVSFLLLGDIHYDLLEDHDMEWLSTKPDDLRQVTKEYSVFTKNTWPEFSRIINGKVQKHQPSIKAVLQMGDLSEGLAGSPQKAIQMANSAFKAVNKMNLKVPFIMTKGNHDITGPGAKEAFEKVYLPNMARLAGHPSLQSANYTTTLDDALFVCYDPWDRNPEGLQQLEKSLADSKATYKFVMLHEPVIPVNERCWHVFRQDNAKREQLLQIIASQQAIVLCAHLHLYSVVCRDTPWGPIVQILVNSVIKDKNMPVPKNVVTDYGPEFVTAHPQWQPSTLQQRMEWIDKETPHIRFFKQMDLPGYGILSIDKENNQMQLEYYAAFGEKPYDTVNISELLTSN from the coding sequence ATGAATAAAATATTATTTGTCCTTTTATCGCTTTTGACTTCTCTGCAATCATACTCCCAAGAGCAAAATGAAAAAGAAGTTTCATTTCTCTTGTTGGGAGATATACACTATGATTTATTGGAAGATCACGATATGGAATGGTTATCCACCAAACCGGATGATCTGCGCCAAGTTACCAAAGAATATTCAGTATTCACGAAAAATACATGGCCGGAATTCTCCCGGATAATCAACGGGAAAGTTCAAAAACACCAACCGTCAATAAAAGCCGTTCTGCAAATGGGGGACTTGTCAGAAGGATTGGCCGGTTCTCCACAAAAAGCAATACAGATGGCTAACAGTGCCTTTAAAGCTGTCAACAAAATGAATCTGAAAGTACCTTTTATTATGACTAAAGGTAATCATGATATCACAGGGCCAGGGGCTAAAGAAGCTTTTGAAAAAGTATACTTACCCAATATGGCAAGATTGGCAGGACATCCATCCTTACAGTCAGCCAATTACACTACTACTCTTGATGATGCATTATTTGTGTGTTATGATCCATGGGATCGGAATCCGGAAGGGCTACAACAATTAGAAAAGTCACTAGCCGATTCGAAGGCAACTTACAAGTTTGTCATGTTACACGAGCCTGTGATTCCGGTAAACGAAAGATGCTGGCATGTATTCCGACAAGACAATGCCAAGAGGGAACAATTACTGCAGATCATTGCCAGTCAACAAGCAATCGTGCTCTGTGCACATCTACATCTATACTCCGTTGTCTGTCGAGACACTCCTTGGGGACCTATCGTTCAGATTCTCGTCAACAGTGTCATCAAAGATAAAAATATGCCGGTTCCGAAAAATGTAGTTACAGACTATGGTCCTGAATTTGTAACGGCACACCCACAATGGCAACCTTCTACTCTACAACAGCGTATGGAATGGATTGATAAAGAAACTCCCCATATCCGTTTTTTCAAACAAATGGATTTACCGGGCTACGGCATCCTTTCTATTGACAAAGAAAACAACCAGATGCAATTAGAATATTATGCCGCATTTGGAGAAAAGCCATACGATACAGTCAACATATCCGAATTACTTACTTCTAATTAA
- a CDS encoding alkaline phosphatase: protein MNVKFKIHLFILSLFFCYNLSAQEIVKGDFKNENPQSSYVPSFEMDATDKPVKNVILMIGDGMGLAHICSGMYANQGQLTITNLKTCGFVRTQSANKFTTDSAASGTAYSTGKKTKNGALGMDENNQVIPNLPEKLSGYGYISGIVTTDNLDGATPAAFFAHQPERGMSKEIWADLSNSKLTFFSAGSYELFEKQAPNVQKEIKKEFTIIEEPNDKAIKKSKKLGYLPTKSKTASVNENRGDFLPSTTQMAIDYLSNRSTNGFFLMVEGARIDKSAHSNDYSAVVREVLDFDKAVEAAIRFAEKDGNTLVIISADHETGALALRDGNIKEGKMKAMFVSKGHTPIMVPLFAYGPQSKLFGGVQENSDVSNKIFQLLAK, encoded by the coding sequence ATGAATGTAAAATTTAAAATTCACTTATTTATTCTTTCCTTATTCTTTTGCTATAATCTATCAGCACAAGAAATCGTCAAAGGAGATTTTAAGAACGAAAATCCACAAAGTTCGTATGTTCCTTCATTTGAAATGGATGCTACCGACAAACCTGTCAAGAATGTTATTTTAATGATAGGCGACGGCATGGGACTGGCACATATCTGTTCAGGAATGTATGCTAATCAAGGACAGCTTACTATCACTAATTTAAAAACATGCGGTTTCGTCAGAACACAATCCGCCAACAAGTTTACAACAGATTCAGCAGCTTCCGGTACAGCTTACTCAACCGGAAAGAAAACTAAAAACGGAGCACTCGGAATGGATGAAAATAACCAGGTTATTCCAAACCTACCCGAAAAGTTATCCGGTTATGGCTACATTTCAGGAATCGTTACTACTGACAATCTTGACGGAGCCACCCCTGCAGCTTTCTTTGCTCACCAACCGGAACGTGGAATGTCTAAAGAAATTTGGGCGGATCTTTCTAACAGTAAGCTGACATTCTTTTCTGCCGGTAGTTATGAACTATTTGAAAAACAAGCACCAAACGTTCAAAAGGAAATCAAAAAAGAGTTCACCATCATAGAGGAACCGAATGACAAAGCTATCAAGAAATCTAAAAAACTGGGATATTTACCCACAAAGAGCAAAACGGCTTCTGTAAACGAAAATCGAGGAGATTTCCTTCCGTCTACCACCCAAATGGCTATTGACTATCTTTCGAACAGGAGTACTAACGGTTTCTTCTTAATGGTAGAAGGTGCCCGAATAGATAAAAGTGCGCACAGTAATGATTATTCGGCAGTTGTCCGTGAAGTATTGGACTTTGATAAAGCAGTAGAAGCCGCCATCAGATTTGCAGAAAAAGATGGAAATACATTAGTGATTATTTCAGCTGATCATGAAACCGGAGCATTAGCTTTACGTGACGGAAACATAAAAGAAGGCAAAATGAAAGCAATGTTTGTATCTAAAGGACATACACCAATCATGGTTCCACTGTTTGCATACGGTCCACAATCCAAGCTTTTTGGCGGTGTTCAGGAAAACAGCGACGTAAGCAATAAAATTTTCCAATTACTCGCTAAATAA
- a CDS encoding DMT family transporter, whose translation MELKHGYYHLIAILVVAIWGLTFISTKVLINHGLTPQEIFFYRFLIAYLGIWVISPKRLFTSNWKDELWLMAGGFFGGSLYFFTENTALGITQASNVAFIICTAPLLTTILSLLFYKSEKATKGLIYGSILALIGVGLVVFNGSFVLKLSPVGDLLTLLAALSWAFYSLVIKKMTGRYPTLFITRKIFFYGVLTILPAFFLHPLQPDFDVLLKPIVLSNLLFLAVLASLICYVLWNVVLKQLGTVRASNYIYLNPLVTMVASVLILHEQITWITLLGAGCIIFGVYQAEKK comes from the coding sequence ATGGAATTGAAGCATGGATATTACCATCTGATTGCGATACTTGTAGTTGCCATCTGGGGATTGACTTTTATATCAACCAAAGTTCTGATTAATCACGGATTGACCCCTCAGGAGATATTCTTTTATCGTTTTCTCATTGCTTATCTGGGCATTTGGGTGATTTCTCCCAAACGTCTGTTTACGAGTAACTGGAAAGACGAACTTTGGTTGATGGCAGGAGGTTTCTTCGGTGGTTCGCTCTATTTCTTTACAGAGAATACAGCTTTGGGCATCACGCAAGCATCCAATGTCGCTTTCATCATTTGCACAGCTCCTTTGCTTACTACCATTCTTTCCCTTCTCTTTTATAAGAGTGAAAAAGCCACCAAAGGTTTGATTTATGGTTCCATATTAGCTTTAATCGGGGTGGGACTGGTGGTCTTCAACGGTAGTTTTGTACTTAAATTATCTCCGGTAGGGGATTTGCTTACTTTACTTGCCGCTCTGTCATGGGCATTTTATAGTTTGGTAATAAAGAAAATGACAGGGCGTTATCCTACCCTGTTTATTACCCGTAAGATATTCTTTTATGGGGTATTGACCATACTTCCCGCCTTTTTTCTTCATCCGCTGCAACCGGACTTTGATGTACTTTTAAAACCGATTGTATTATCCAATCTCTTATTTCTAGCTGTTCTGGCTTCCTTGATATGTTATGTCCTTTGGAATGTGGTCTTAAAACAGTTGGGAACCGTCAGGGCTTCCAACTATATTTATTTGAATCCGCTTGTCACAATGGTGGCTTCGGTACTCATTCTTCACGAACAAATAACGTGGATTACATTGTTGGGGGCTGGTTGCATTATATTTGGAGTCTATCAGGCAGAAAAGAAATAA
- a CDS encoding AAA family ATPase → MEKYIAPDRKRIPYGMMNFAVIRRDDCYYVDKTRFIPMIEEADKFFFFIRPRRFGKSLTVNMLQHYYDILAKDKFEALFGDLYIGKHPTPDRNSYLVLYLNFSGIVGELHNYRKGLDAHCGTTFENFCKIYTDYLPQDTVEELRTKEGAVEQLDFLYQVCARVGQRIYLFIDEYDHFTNAILSDIESLHRYTDETHGEGYLRAFFNKIKAGTYSSIERCFITGVSPVTMDHLTSGFNIGTNYSLTPEFNEMIGFTEEEVRQMLTYYSTTSPFNHSVDELIEIIKPWYDNYCFAEECYGETTMYNSNMVLYFVKNYIQRGKAPRDMVEDNIRIDYEKLRMLIRKDKEFAHDASIIQTLVSEGYVTGELKKGFPAVNITNPDNFVSLLYYFGMLTISGTYEGKTKLTIPNQVVREQIYTYLLSTYNEAELNFSSYEKNELASALAYRGDWKAYFDYIADCLKRYTSQRDKQKGEFFVHGFTLAMTAQNRFYRPISEQDTQAGYVDIFLCPLLDIYSDMKHSYIVELKYAKYKDPESRVEELRLEAIAQANRYADTDTVKRAVGTTQLHKIVVVYKGMDMPICEEV, encoded by the coding sequence ATGGAAAAATATATAGCACCGGACAGGAAACGTATCCCATACGGCATGATGAACTTTGCAGTAATCCGCCGCGACGACTGTTATTATGTGGACAAAACCCGGTTTATACCCATGATAGAAGAGGCGGACAAGTTTTTCTTCTTTATTCGCCCGCGCCGTTTCGGCAAAAGTCTCACAGTAAATATGTTGCAGCACTATTATGATATACTTGCCAAGGATAAGTTCGAAGCGCTGTTTGGCGACCTTTACATCGGAAAGCACCCTACACCTGACCGGAACAGCTATCTGGTGCTGTATCTCAACTTCTCCGGAATAGTCGGTGAACTGCACAACTACCGCAAGGGCTTGGATGCACATTGTGGCACCACCTTTGAGAACTTTTGCAAAATATATACCGACTACCTGCCACAAGATACGGTAGAAGAATTGCGGACAAAAGAAGGAGCAGTGGAGCAACTGGACTTTCTCTACCAGGTATGTGCACGTGTCGGACAGAGAATTTACCTCTTTATTGACGAATACGACCATTTCACCAATGCCATCCTCTCGGATATAGAAAGCCTGCACCGCTATACGGACGAAACACATGGCGAAGGTTATCTGCGTGCCTTCTTCAATAAAATAAAAGCCGGAACCTATTCCAGCATCGAGCGTTGTTTCATCACCGGCGTAAGCCCCGTGACAATGGACCACCTCACAAGCGGTTTCAACATCGGAACCAACTACTCGCTCACACCGGAATTTAACGAGATGATAGGTTTCACAGAAGAAGAAGTGCGCCAAATGCTCACTTACTATTCCACCACCAGTCCATTCAACCACAGTGTGGACGAACTGATAGAAATAATAAAACCCTGGTATGACAACTACTGTTTTGCAGAAGAATGTTATGGTGAAACTACTATGTACAACTCCAACATGGTGCTCTACTTCGTCAAGAATTATATTCAACGAGGCAAAGCCCCCCGGGATATGGTAGAAGACAATATCCGTATCGACTACGAAAAATTACGTATGCTCATCCGGAAGGACAAAGAGTTTGCCCATGATGCCTCCATCATACAAACATTGGTGAGCGAAGGTTACGTCACCGGAGAACTGAAAAAAGGTTTTCCAGCCGTCAATATCACCAATCCCGACAACTTTGTAAGCCTACTCTACTATTTCGGTATGCTCACCATTAGCGGCACGTATGAAGGAAAAACTAAACTCACTATCCCCAACCAGGTAGTCCGCGAACAAATCTACACCTATCTGCTAAGTACCTACAACGAAGCCGAACTCAATTTCAGCAGTTACGAAAAGAACGAACTTGCCAGCGCTCTTGCCTACCGAGGTGACTGGAAAGCCTATTTCGATTATATTGCCGACTGTCTGAAACGTTACACCTCCCAGCGCGACAAGCAGAAAGGAGAATTTTTCGTTCATGGCTTCACGCTTGCCATGACGGCACAAAACCGTTTCTACCGTCCCATTTCCGAACAGGACACACAGGCAGGCTATGTCGACATTTTCCTTTGTCCGCTACTGGATATCTATTCCGACATGAAGCACAGCTACATTGTGGAGCTGAAGTATGCCAAGTATAAAGACCCCGAAAGCCGCGTAGAAGAACTGCGACTGGAAGCTATTGCCCAAGCCAATCGCTATGCTGACACTGATACGGTGAAGAGAGCAGTCGGCACTACACAACTTCATAAGATTGTGGTTGTGTACAAAGGAATGGATATGCCGATATGCGAAGAGGTTTAA
- a CDS encoding family 78 glycoside hydrolase catalytic domain, protein MKMNLHCFANLIPIMILVLFSHSGLINATEVGKRTDALEASAWNESKWISAVDAPVVKGHNNGRAADGASWFVSTVKNEQKIVSAKWMTAGLGVYELYVNGKPVGGEFLKPGFTHYAKTKRSFTYDITDIIRTKPNAENMLSVQVTPGWWGDKIITPGGYDGMIGKKCAFRGVLELTFSDGSKKRYGTDLKNWKAGIAGPVKHAGIFDGEEYDAREPMGYECVDKLSTPEENTEFSGDILPSDGAEVYLRTDLALAPVKAYVWKNVEGAKENEFGKVIIAREFASGTEMTVSPGETLVVDFGQNCAGVPSFVFKAAEGTVLTCLPAELLNDGNGAKIRGMDGPEGSCHRENLRIPHTGIRLDYTFAGGDNYVAYYPRCTFFGYRYVSITATGNVAIKSLKSIPVTSITKELETGTITTGNDLVNKLISNTYWGQLSNYLSIPTDCPQRDERLGWTADTQVFAETGTFFANTMKFFHKWMRDMRDTQNSLGGFPGVAPLAQYGDEKMRLGWADAGIIVPWTVWKQFDDTKIIEENWNAMDLFMNHINDTKYNHETLCSENGNYQWADWLSYEPLESCSGLAFSPQGPLPDAVSYWNYLSASYWVIDAFMMRDMATATGRNAAKYQQMADSAKAYIKENFLNEDGTFKTAILNTMQTPALFALKNQLVEGEAKAKMIDRLRENFIQHDLCLQTGFLGTSILMATLTENGMEDIAYELLFQRKNPSWLYSVDNGATTIWERWNSYMIDKGMGPRGMNSFNHYAYGCVCEWIWETVAGIAADPATPGFKHIIMKPIPDKRLGHVTAEYRSAAGLIKSAWKYEGDTWIWEFTIPKGVTATVTLPGEMKSKNYGSGTYKVTK, encoded by the coding sequence ATGAAAATGAATCTCCATTGTTTTGCGAATCTTATCCCGATAATGATTCTCGTGCTTTTCTCGCATAGCGGACTGATAAACGCAACCGAAGTCGGAAAACGTACTGACGCATTGGAAGCATCAGCCTGGAACGAATCCAAATGGATTTCCGCAGTAGATGCCCCTGTAGTGAAAGGACATAACAACGGTCGCGCAGCCGATGGCGCAAGTTGGTTCGTGTCCACCGTGAAAAACGAACAGAAAATTGTCTCCGCCAAGTGGATGACCGCTGGACTGGGAGTTTACGAGTTGTATGTGAATGGGAAACCCGTAGGCGGGGAATTTCTGAAACCGGGCTTTACACATTATGCGAAGACCAAACGTTCTTTCACCTATGATATTACAGATATCATCCGTACTAAGCCAAACGCCGAGAACATGCTCTCCGTACAGGTGACGCCGGGATGGTGGGGTGACAAAATTATAACCCCCGGAGGATATGACGGCATGATAGGCAAGAAATGTGCCTTTCGTGGTGTATTGGAACTGACTTTTTCTGACGGAAGCAAGAAGCGCTACGGTACTGATCTTAAAAACTGGAAAGCCGGAATTGCCGGTCCGGTGAAACATGCCGGTATCTTTGATGGAGAAGAATACGATGCACGCGAACCGATGGGCTACGAATGTGTGGACAAACTCTCCACACCCGAAGAGAATACCGAATTCTCTGGCGACATCCTGCCTTCGGACGGAGCGGAAGTCTATCTGCGTACAGATCTCGCCCTCGCTCCTGTCAAAGCATACGTTTGGAAGAATGTAGAAGGAGCGAAGGAGAATGAATTCGGTAAGGTGATTATCGCCCGTGAGTTCGCATCGGGTACAGAGATGACCGTAAGCCCGGGAGAGACGTTAGTGGTGGACTTCGGACAAAACTGTGCCGGCGTACCCTCTTTCGTATTCAAAGCCGCCGAGGGAACAGTGTTGACCTGTCTTCCCGCAGAGCTGCTCAATGATGGCAATGGTGCCAAGATTCGTGGGATGGATGGTCCGGAAGGAAGCTGCCATCGCGAAAACCTGCGCATCCCCCACACCGGTATCCGTCTGGATTACACCTTTGCTGGCGGAGATAACTATGTGGCCTATTATCCCCGTTGCACCTTCTTCGGTTACCGCTACGTCTCCATTACTGCCACCGGAAATGTCGCCATCAAGTCGTTGAAGTCCATCCCCGTCACTTCCATCACAAAGGAACTGGAGACCGGCACTATCACCACAGGCAACGACCTTGTGAACAAGCTCATCTCCAACACTTATTGGGGGCAGTTATCCAACTACCTGTCCATACCCACCGACTGTCCGCAGCGCGACGAGCGTCTGGGTTGGACAGCAGACACACAAGTGTTCGCAGAAACCGGTACTTTTTTTGCGAACACCATGAAGTTCTTTCACAAGTGGATGCGTGACATGCGTGACACCCAGAACAGTTTGGGCGGATTTCCCGGAGTGGCTCCCTTGGCACAATACGGCGATGAGAAAATGCGTTTGGGTTGGGCTGATGCCGGAATCATCGTGCCCTGGACGGTATGGAAGCAATTCGATGACACGAAAATCATCGAGGAGAACTGGAACGCCATGGACCTGTTTATGAACCACATCAACGACACCAAGTATAACCACGAGACCCTCTGCAGCGAGAACGGCAACTACCAATGGGCTGACTGGTTGAGCTACGAACCGCTGGAAAGTTGTAGCGGACTGGCTTTCTCTCCCCAAGGTCCGCTCCCTGATGCCGTCAGCTATTGGAACTATTTAAGCGCTTCCTACTGGGTGATAGATGCTTTCATGATGCGAGACATGGCTACCGCCACCGGTCGCAATGCCGCCAAGTACCAGCAAATGGCTGATTCGGCAAAGGCATACATCAAAGAGAACTTCCTCAACGAAGACGGCACCTTCAAAACCGCCATCCTCAACACTATGCAAACTCCTGCCTTGTTCGCCCTGAAGAACCAGCTTGTGGAAGGCGAAGCCAAAGCGAAGATGATAGACCGTCTGCGCGAAAACTTCATACAACACGACCTTTGCTTGCAGACCGGATTCTTGGGCACATCCATCCTCATGGCCACCCTCACGGAGAATGGCATGGAAGACATTGCCTATGAACTACTCTTCCAACGTAAGAACCCAAGCTGGTTGTACTCTGTGGACAATGGAGCCACCACCATCTGGGAACGGTGGAACAGCTATATGATAGACAAGGGAATGGGACCGCGCGGCATGAACAGCTTCAATCATTATGCCTACGGATGCGTATGTGAATGGATTTGGGAAACCGTTGCCGGCATCGCAGCCGATCCCGCCACTCCCGGCTTCAAACATATCATCATGAAGCCTATTCCAGATAAACGACTGGGACACGTGACTGCCGAATATCGTTCCGCCGCCGGACTCATCAAGAGTGCCTGGAAATACGAGGGCGACACCTGGATTTGGGAATTCACTATTCCTAAGGGTGTTACCGCTACCGTAACCCTTCCCGGAGAGATGAAGTCAAAGAACTATGGAAGTGGAACTTACAAGGTGACCAAATAA